The following is a genomic window from Deltaproteobacteria bacterium.
CACCAGCTTGTTGAGCGCGGCGCGGAACGCGAGCAGGGGCTCGGCGTCTGCCTCCGCGGTCAAATAGAAGTGCGGGACCGTCTGCTTGGCCTCGGTGAGGCGCCGCGCGATCGTCTTTCGCATCGCGGACAGCGGGCGATCGACGTAATCGTCGTCGCCGGGGGGCAGCGACAGCGACCGCGGCGCGACGACCGCGAGCGCGCGCGAATCGGGCGCGCCGGACGCGTCCGGGGCCGGCGCGGCCGCGGCGTCGGAGGTCGCGCCGGCCGCCGGCGCGGCCGCGGCGGCCTGGGCGGCCGCGCGGACGTCGCGTTCGACGATGCGGCCGCCGGGGCCGGTTCCGCGCACCGCGCGCAGGTCGACGCCCAGCTCGAGCGCCAGCGTCTTGGCCAGCGGCGATGCGAGCAACCGCCCCGCGGGGCGCGCGGCGTCGGCCGGCCGGGGGGCGGCGGTCGCGGACGGCGCCGGCGACGGCTCGGCGGGAGCTGGCGTCGCCGCAGGCGGGGGTGCCGGTGCCGGTGCCGCGTGGGTTGCAGGGGAATCGGGCGCTGCCGCATCCGGCCGGGCCGGCCCCGTGGCCTCCGTCGCGGGCGCGGCCGCCGGCCCGCTCCCCGGAGCCGCCTGCGCACGTACCTGATCGAGCAGCGCCGACACGTCTTCGCCCTCCTCGCCGAGGATCGCGACCGGCGCGCCCAGCTTGACGGTCTCTCCCTCGTCGACCAGCAGCTTGAGCAACACGCCCTCGTCTTCGAGCGTGAAGTCCATGTTCGCCTTGTCGGTCTCGATTTCGGCCACGAGGTCGCCGGGCTCGACCCGGTCTCCCTCCTTCTTTGCCCACCGCACGAGGACGCCTTCCTCCATCGTGGGCGACAGCTTCGGCAATCCGATGATCTGCGCCATGGTTACTCCATGTAGAGGACGCGCTTGGCGGCGGCCACGACGTCGTGCGGTTGGGGCAGCACCTCCAACTCGAGGCTGCGCGCGTAGGGCATCGGCACGTCGTCGGAGGTGACCCGCTCGACCGGCGCGTCGAGGTAGTCGAGACACTCTCGCTGGACGATGAACGCGATCTCGGCGGCCATGCTGCACATCGGCCAGGCCTCCTGGACGACG
Proteins encoded in this region:
- a CDS encoding pyruvate dehydrogenase complex dihydrolipoamide acetyltransferase, coding for MAQIIGLPKLSPTMEEGVLVRWAKKEGDRVEPGDLVAEIETDKANMDFTLEDEGVLLKLLVDEGETVKLGAPVAILGEEGEDVSALLDQVRAQAAPGSGPAAAPATEATGPARPDAAAPDSPATHAAPAPAPPPAATPAPAEPSPAPSATAAPRPADAARPAGRLLASPLAKTLALELGVDLRAVRGTGPGGRIVERDVRAAAQAAAAAPAAGATSDAAAAPAPDASGAPDSRALAVVAPRSLSLPPGDDDYVDRPLSAMRKTIARRLTEAKQTVPHFYLTAEADAEPLLAFRAALNKLVPADAKVSINDLIVKAVALALRRVPECNASFAGDALRYYARVHIGVAVALDDGLVTPVVRDADIKSIGTISAEIRDLARRARGRQLKAHEITGSTFSVSNLGMFGIDHFEAVINPPEGAILAVGTIRDAPVVDRDRVRPGKRMALTMSCDHRVIDGALGARFLDELVDLLQQPERLAL